From the Phycisphaeraceae bacterium genome, one window contains:
- a CDS encoding 3-deoxy-7-phosphoheptulonate synthase — protein sequence MTTPHHPELTPTQNVHIKGISPLIAPRDLEQELPLSDASRRTVVESRKTIKAILSGEDHRLLVVIGPCSIHDPAAAMDYAERLLELRAAYADRMVIVMRTYFEKPRTTVGWKGLINDPHLDGTFDMSHGLRIARKLLLDITAMGLPTGTEFLDPFTPQYLDDMVTWAAIGARTTESQTHRQMASGLSMPVGYKNGTDGNLQIAIDAMKSAKAPHHFLGIDDDGRCCVVTTTGNRWGHVILRGGSAEPNYDPKTVTETSKQLKAAGLPDGIMVDCSHANANKKHEQQQTVWNSILEQRQQPTCPILGVMIESNLEEGRQNIPDKLTDLKYGVSVTDECIGWDKTAQMLEQGFKQLA from the coding sequence GTGACCACACCCCACCACCCCGAACTCACACCCACCCAGAACGTCCACATCAAGGGGATCAGTCCCCTCATCGCACCTCGCGACCTCGAACAGGAACTCCCCCTCTCCGACGCCTCGCGCAGAACCGTCGTCGAGTCACGCAAAACCATCAAAGCCATCCTCTCAGGCGAAGACCACCGGCTCCTTGTCGTTATCGGGCCCTGCTCCATCCACGACCCCGCCGCCGCCATGGACTACGCCGAACGACTCCTCGAGCTCCGCGCCGCCTACGCCGACCGCATGGTCATCGTCATGCGCACCTACTTCGAAAAACCACGCACCACCGTCGGCTGGAAAGGACTCATCAACGACCCCCACCTCGACGGCACCTTCGACATGTCCCACGGACTCCGCATTGCCCGAAAACTCCTCCTCGACATCACCGCCATGGGACTCCCCACCGGCACCGAGTTCCTCGACCCCTTCACACCCCAGTACCTCGACGACATGGTCACCTGGGCCGCCATCGGTGCCCGCACCACCGAGTCACAAACCCACCGCCAGATGGCCTCCGGCCTCTCCATGCCCGTCGGCTACAAAAACGGAACCGATGGCAACCTCCAGATCGCCATCGACGCCATGAAGTCCGCCAAAGCACCCCATCACTTCCTAGGCATCGACGACGACGGGCGCTGCTGCGTCGTCACCACCACCGGTAACCGCTGGGGACACGTCATCCTCCGGGGCGGATCAGCCGAACCCAACTACGACCCCAAAACCGTCACCGAAACCTCAAAACAACTCAAAGCCGCAGGACTCCCCGACGGCATCATGGTCGACTGCTCACACGCCAACGCCAACAAAAAACACGAACAACAACAAACCGTCTGGAACTCCATCCTCGAACAACGCCAACAACCCACCTGCCCCATCCTCGGCGTCATGATCGAGTCCAACCTCGAAGAAGGCCGCCAAAACATCCCCGACAAACTCACCGACCTTAAATACGGCGTCTCCGTCACCGACGAATGCATCGGCTGGGACAAAACCGCCCAAATGCTCGAACAAGGCTTCAAACAACTCGCCTAA
- a CDS encoding DUF1569 domain-containing protein, with amino-acid sequence MPDQPARRDTLNTLHNPNDILAECERLATAESEGRLTMVGDWTLAQNINHLAQLMHRTVDGFEPDLRVNPLLAWFMRTFLKHRLLTRFPPTGLKLKPAFQRVFIAKPTLDTETALDNMRRGVEKSNTTTTRHPSPILGELTLNEWNAFQSRHAEHHLSFAVIQN; translated from the coding sequence GTGCCAGACCAACCCGCCCGCCGCGACACCCTCAACACCCTCCACAACCCCAATGACATCCTCGCCGAATGCGAACGACTCGCCACCGCCGAAAGCGAAGGCCGACTCACCATGGTCGGCGACTGGACCCTCGCTCAGAACATCAACCACCTCGCCCAACTCATGCACCGCACCGTCGATGGCTTCGAACCCGACCTCCGCGTCAACCCTCTCCTCGCCTGGTTCATGCGCACCTTCCTCAAGCACCGCCTCCTCACCCGCTTCCCGCCCACCGGACTCAAACTCAAACCCGCCTTCCAACGCGTCTTCATCGCCAAACCCACCCTCGACACCGAAACCGCCCTCGACAACATGCGCCGAGGCGTCGAGAAATCCAACACCACCACCACCCGACACCCCTCACCCATCCTCGGCGAACTCACCCTCAACGAATGGAACGCCTTCCAGTCAAGACACGCCGAACACCACCTCTCCTTCGCCGTGATCCAGAACTAA
- a CDS encoding radical SAM protein, translated as MSSDSDDREGGGGLARAYAHHPRHWRSFRVVYPVISRRAGGLSVGVNLTPEGACNFDCTYCSVDREKVKDQAPVDLDELHAELSVMLGLVTSGALWSDPDFAEVPAGHRVLHDVAFSGDGEPTASPLFEAAVEMVLELHEQYRLGLAKVVVITNGTLLHRASVKRAVELLGDRGEVWAKLDAGTEAYYQRVDRSAVPLERVLENLVGVSRRRAVTIQTMLLKDVGGPMPDREFLAYLDRLRMVVDRGGVIERVQLYTVARDCREPDVEALSLAELEMRAGQVREVLPGLEVLVYPRV; from the coding sequence ATGTCTTCAGATTCCGATGATCGCGAGGGTGGCGGGGGTTTGGCGCGGGCTTATGCGCATCATCCTCGGCATTGGCGGTCGTTTCGGGTGGTGTATCCGGTGATCAGTCGTCGTGCGGGGGGGTTGTCGGTGGGGGTGAACCTGACGCCTGAGGGGGCGTGCAACTTTGATTGCACGTACTGCTCGGTGGATCGGGAGAAGGTTAAGGATCAGGCGCCGGTTGATCTGGATGAGTTGCACGCGGAGTTGTCGGTGATGCTGGGGCTGGTGACGAGTGGTGCGTTGTGGAGCGATCCGGATTTTGCGGAGGTGCCAGCGGGTCATCGGGTGTTGCATGACGTGGCGTTTTCGGGGGATGGCGAGCCGACGGCGTCGCCGTTGTTTGAGGCGGCGGTGGAGATGGTGCTCGAACTGCACGAGCAGTACCGGTTGGGGTTGGCGAAGGTGGTGGTGATCACGAATGGGACGCTTTTGCATCGGGCGTCGGTGAAGCGTGCGGTTGAGCTGCTGGGTGATCGGGGTGAGGTGTGGGCGAAGCTAGACGCGGGGACGGAGGCGTATTACCAGCGGGTGGATCGGTCGGCGGTGCCGTTGGAGCGGGTGTTGGAAAATCTGGTGGGGGTGTCGCGGCGGCGGGCGGTGACGATCCAGACGATGCTCTTAAAGGATGTGGGCGGGCCGATGCCGGACCGGGAGTTTCTGGCTTATCTGGATCGGTTGCGGATGGTGGTGGATCGCGGCGGGGTGATCGAGCGGGTGCAGTTGTATACGGTGGCGCGGGATTGCCGAGAGCCGGATGTAGAGGCGCTGAGTCTGGCGGAGCTTGAGATGCGCGCGGGTCAGGTGCGGGAGGTGCTGCCGGGGCTGGAGGTTTTGGTTTATCCGAGGGTGTGA
- the murA gene encoding UDP-N-acetylglucosamine 1-carboxyvinyltransferase — protein MDAFVIRGGRPLRGTVRVNGSKNAALPLMAASLLTDERVVLEDVPKLSDIRNMVRLLESLGCGAERPGDGGRVELHAKDASSVEAHYDIVRTMRAGVCVLGPLLAKRGAARVSMPGGCAIGDRPVDLHLRGLRALGAEIELDGGYIVARAPGGRLRGRSVFLGGPNGSTVLGTANVMSAAALAEGVTTIECAACEPEVEDLAVMLNGMGAKIRGAGTPRIVIEGVERLGGVEHRVMPDRIEAGTYVMASAITNGDIVLENYPTRALAALHDRLEFVGVEVAADTKDGAEGGGVDGGGLRDTVRVVTKRRLTPVHVVTQPHPGFPTDLQAQLMALLCLADGNSMVTEKIFPDRFLHVAELLRMGASLTRSGPSVLVTGVPELIGAPVMASDLRASAGLVLAGLAARGETRVLRVYHLDRGYERMEVTLRGLGAEIERVREEDLA, from the coding sequence ATGGACGCGTTTGTGATTCGTGGAGGTCGGCCGCTTCGGGGGACGGTGCGGGTGAATGGTTCGAAGAATGCGGCGTTGCCTTTGATGGCGGCGTCGTTGCTGACGGATGAGCGGGTGGTGCTGGAGGATGTGCCGAAGCTGTCGGATATTCGGAACATGGTTCGGCTGCTGGAGAGTCTGGGGTGCGGGGCGGAGCGGCCTGGGGATGGCGGGCGGGTGGAGCTTCACGCGAAAGATGCGTCGTCGGTTGAGGCGCACTATGACATCGTGCGGACGATGCGGGCGGGTGTGTGCGTGTTGGGTCCGTTGCTGGCGAAGCGGGGCGCGGCGCGGGTGTCAATGCCTGGGGGTTGTGCGATCGGGGATCGGCCGGTGGACCTGCATTTGAGGGGGTTGCGGGCGTTGGGTGCGGAGATCGAGTTGGATGGGGGGTACATCGTCGCGCGTGCGCCCGGGGGGCGTTTGCGGGGGCGGAGTGTTTTTCTTGGTGGTCCGAATGGCTCGACGGTGTTGGGGACGGCGAATGTGATGTCGGCGGCGGCGCTGGCGGAGGGGGTGACGACGATTGAGTGTGCGGCGTGCGAGCCGGAGGTTGAGGACCTGGCGGTGATGCTCAATGGGATGGGGGCGAAGATTCGAGGGGCGGGGACACCACGGATCGTGATTGAGGGGGTTGAGCGGTTGGGGGGTGTGGAGCATCGGGTGATGCCGGACCGGATCGAGGCGGGGACGTATGTGATGGCGTCGGCGATCACGAACGGTGACATTGTGCTGGAGAACTATCCGACGCGGGCGTTGGCAGCGTTGCACGATCGGCTGGAGTTTGTGGGTGTTGAGGTCGCCGCCGACACCAAGGATGGCGCGGAGGGTGGTGGTGTTGATGGTGGTGGTTTGCGGGACACGGTTCGGGTGGTGACGAAGCGGCGGTTGACGCCTGTGCACGTGGTGACGCAGCCGCATCCGGGATTTCCGACGGACCTGCAGGCTCAGTTGATGGCGCTGCTGTGTCTGGCGGACGGGAACTCGATGGTGACGGAGAAGATTTTTCCGGATCGTTTTCTGCATGTCGCGGAGCTGCTGAGGATGGGGGCGAGCCTGACGCGGAGTGGTCCGAGCGTGCTGGTAACGGGGGTGCCGGAGTTGATTGGCGCGCCGGTGATGGCGTCGGACCTGCGGGCATCGGCGGGGCTGGTTTTGGCAGGATTGGCGGCGCGGGGGGAGACGCGGGTGCTGCGGGTGTATCACCTGGATCGTGGGTATGAGCGGATGGAGGTGACGCTTCGGGGGTTGGGTGCGGAGATCGAGCGGGTGCGTGAGGAGGACCTGGCGTGA
- a CDS encoding adenine phosphoribosyltransferase, whose protein sequence is MIQLTDLIRDIQDFPKPGIVFKDITPLLADPAGLAMAVELMASPYRSQNIDLVCGAESRGFIFGTAIAQSLSAGFIPIRKPGKLPHKTRAISYDLEYGSDTLEIHEDAIQPGKKILMVDDLLATGGTMKASCELIASLGGTIAGITVLIELNDLKGRKHLGGPIDVHAVINY, encoded by the coding sequence ATGATCCAGCTCACCGACCTCATCCGCGACATCCAGGACTTCCCCAAACCCGGCATCGTCTTCAAAGACATCACCCCCCTCCTCGCCGACCCCGCCGGACTCGCCATGGCCGTCGAACTCATGGCGTCACCCTACCGCTCCCAGAACATCGACCTCGTCTGCGGCGCCGAGTCCCGCGGCTTCATCTTCGGCACCGCCATCGCCCAATCACTCTCCGCCGGCTTCATCCCCATCCGCAAACCCGGCAAACTCCCACACAAAACCAGAGCCATCTCCTACGACCTCGAATACGGCTCCGACACCCTCGAAATCCACGAAGACGCCATCCAGCCCGGCAAAAAAATCCTCATGGTCGACGACCTCCTCGCCACAGGCGGAACCATGAAAGCCTCCTGCGAACTCATCGCCTCCCTGGGCGGAACCATCGCCGGCATCACCGTCCTCATCGAACTCAACGACCTCAAAGGCCGAAAACACCTCGGCGGACCCATCGACGTCCACGCCGTCATCAACTACTAA
- a CDS encoding CPBP family intramembrane glutamic endopeptidase: MPCTTTNKHHHIHHMPRKPRDNKTPPPLASYWEQTRWPLQSLYFLAPLLVLYELGALWLGPQPGERLPPIFAERLMFDFFQVVGVPGTYLPGILAVVVLLLTHTLRKDPWKPNPRLWGVMWIESILLAIPLLVIMAAIFRQPINPPTENTVSFVTQIPGMLAAQPGSDALSAIGSWPQGVVFSIGAGLYEELLFRLIAIALIHMVLADLLALPEPAATLTSIALSALLFALYHFDNPNPLAWDPTQWARFSFYMIAGVYFAAVYVLRGFGIVAATHAVYDIIVITQYFYSRS; the protein is encoded by the coding sequence ATGCCCTGTACGACCACCAACAAACACCACCACATCCACCACATGCCACGCAAACCAAGGGACAACAAGACGCCACCGCCCCTCGCGTCCTACTGGGAACAGACGCGCTGGCCACTCCAGTCCCTCTACTTCCTCGCACCACTCCTCGTCCTCTACGAACTCGGCGCCCTCTGGCTCGGACCCCAGCCCGGCGAACGACTCCCACCCATCTTCGCCGAACGACTCATGTTCGACTTCTTCCAGGTCGTCGGCGTCCCCGGCACCTACCTCCCCGGCATCCTTGCCGTCGTCGTCCTCCTCCTCACCCACACCCTCCGAAAAGACCCCTGGAAACCCAACCCAAGACTCTGGGGCGTCATGTGGATCGAATCCATCCTTCTCGCCATCCCACTCCTGGTCATCATGGCCGCCATCTTCCGACAACCCATCAACCCACCCACAGAAAACACCGTCTCATTCGTAACCCAGATTCCCGGGATGCTCGCCGCCCAACCCGGCTCCGACGCCTTAAGCGCTATCGGCTCCTGGCCCCAGGGCGTCGTCTTCTCCATCGGTGCCGGCCTCTACGAGGAACTCCTCTTCCGCCTCATCGCCATCGCCCTGATCCACATGGTCCTCGCCGACCTCCTCGCCCTACCCGAACCCGCCGCCACCCTCACCTCCATCGCCCTCTCCGCCCTCCTCTTCGCCCTCTACCACTTCGACAACCCCAACCCCCTCGCCTGGGACCCCACCCAGTGGGCCCGCTTCTCCTTCTATATGATCGCCGGCGTTTACTTCGCCGCCGTCTACGTCCTCCGAGGTTTCGGCATCGTCGCCGCCACCCACGCCGTCTACGACATCATCGTCATCACCCAATACTTCTACAGCCGAAGCTGA
- a CDS encoding DUF393 domain-containing protein, producing MVDVTREAESGDVGGPVLFFDGGCGFCRGSVAWVASKDREGVLRYAPLGGETAGLMGVASGSGSGSAVLVDEAGEVHRRSGAVLRSLVVVGGFWGGLARVGLWVPGFLRDFVYGVVARVRRWLPVGKCVMPKGRVLG from the coding sequence GTGGTTGACGTGACGCGCGAGGCTGAGTCGGGGGATGTGGGGGGGCCGGTGCTGTTTTTTGATGGGGGTTGTGGTTTTTGTCGGGGGTCGGTGGCGTGGGTGGCGTCGAAGGATCGCGAGGGGGTTTTGAGGTATGCGCCGTTGGGGGGTGAGACGGCGGGGTTGATGGGGGTGGCGTCCGGAAGTGGGTCCGGGTCTGCCGTGTTGGTCGATGAGGCGGGCGAGGTGCATCGCCGGAGTGGGGCGGTGCTTCGGTCGTTGGTGGTGGTGGGCGGTTTCTGGGGCGGGTTGGCGCGCGTGGGGTTATGGGTGCCGGGGTTTTTGCGGGATTTTGTTTATGGGGTGGTGGCGCGGGTGCGGCGGTGGCTGCCTGTTGGGAAGTGTGTGATGCCTAAGGGGCGGGTGTTGGGATAG
- a CDS encoding PHP domain-containing protein — protein MFCDLHAHTTASDGLTPPADLPQLAIDAGLKALAITDHDTTAGIPPARLVAKTLSLPLLTGIELSADPFSILDKHRTPYTNDTPKWGTLHILGYGIDDTNTNLQNVCDELSNARSERNPEIVEKLNTLGVKIDYQQVIEHAATTGSQVIGRPHIAAVLQQHGYVRSHHEAFKRYIGEGAPAYVRKDALSAQRAIQTIHDAGGLAILAHPVQLTRDRDLLARAVLQLRSLGIDGIETIHPDQKNTTRQGLAALAKKLNLLTTGGSDFHGKPHGAQLGAMRVPLTYHQTLTQRLTPPA, from the coding sequence GTGTTCTGCGACCTCCATGCCCACACCACCGCCTCCGACGGACTCACCCCACCCGCCGACCTCCCCCAGCTTGCCATCGACGCCGGGCTCAAGGCCCTCGCCATCACCGACCACGACACCACCGCCGGCATCCCACCCGCCCGACTCGTCGCCAAAACCCTCAGCCTCCCCCTCCTCACCGGCATCGAACTCTCCGCCGACCCCTTCTCCATCCTCGACAAACACCGCACCCCCTACACCAACGACACCCCCAAATGGGGAACACTCCACATCCTTGGCTACGGCATCGACGACACCAACACCAACCTCCAGAACGTCTGCGACGAACTCAGCAACGCCCGCAGCGAACGCAACCCCGAAATCGTCGAAAAACTCAACACCCTGGGCGTCAAAATCGACTACCAGCAGGTCATCGAACACGCCGCCACCACCGGCTCACAGGTCATCGGCCGACCCCACATCGCCGCCGTCCTCCAGCAACACGGCTACGTCCGTTCACACCACGAAGCCTTCAAACGATACATCGGCGAAGGCGCCCCGGCCTACGTCCGCAAAGACGCCCTCTCCGCCCAGCGCGCCATCCAAACCATCCACGACGCCGGCGGACTCGCCATCCTCGCACACCCCGTCCAACTCACCCGCGACCGCGACCTCCTCGCCAGAGCCGTCCTCCAACTCCGATCCCTCGGCATTGACGGCATCGAAACCATCCACCCCGACCAGAAAAACACGACCCGACAAGGACTCGCCGCACTCGCCAAAAAACTCAACCTCCTCACCACCGGCGGCTCCGACTTCCACGGAAAACCCCACGGCGCCCAACTCGGCGCCATGCGCGTCCCACTCACCTACCACCAAACCCTCACCCAACGACTCACCCCTCCCGCCTGA
- a CDS encoding AMP-binding protein, with product MTPLWPILANALKHPTRTAVVDDFATTSYAKLTIASLVLADTIRRLTDRQRFGVMLPTSAAFPITILGGWLAGRTPVPINYLLSKEDLRYVANDADIDTIITVEKMIEHVGGLDAIPPNVRVVYLEKLNLKKFPALRWPKPPKTDDDAVLLYTSGTSGKPKGVRLTHGNLAANAFAIATLAKPFNPKTFVGVLPQFHSFGLTALTLWPLMTASKVAYTARFQPKKVIELIRDHKAEVFLAVPSMYGALLSVKDANDADLQSLTCPISGGEPLSHDLAKRFKQRFSTDLFEGYGLTETSPVTNCCVPGSTKPGSVGKPLPGVRNIIVDDNNQPLGPNQDGEILIAGPNVMAGYHHLPELTNEVITNITLPNGETLRAFRTGDIGQLDEDGFLYITGRKKEMLIIAGENVFPREIEEILNQHPSVHASAVVGRKDPARGELPIAFVELTENSTLDEKALRAFCRDHMAPFKVPREIHHLPELPRSPTGKILRRELNPN from the coding sequence ATGACACCCCTCTGGCCCATCCTCGCAAACGCCCTCAAACACCCCACCCGAACCGCCGTCGTCGACGACTTCGCCACCACCTCATACGCCAAGCTCACCATCGCCTCACTCGTCCTCGCCGACACCATCCGACGGCTCACCGACCGCCAACGCTTCGGCGTCATGCTCCCCACCTCCGCCGCCTTCCCCATCACCATCCTCGGCGGATGGCTCGCTGGCCGAACACCCGTCCCCATCAACTACCTCCTCTCCAAAGAAGACCTCCGATACGTCGCCAACGATGCCGACATCGACACCATCATCACCGTCGAAAAAATGATCGAACACGTCGGCGGACTCGACGCCATCCCACCCAACGTCCGCGTCGTCTACCTCGAAAAACTCAACCTCAAAAAGTTCCCCGCACTCCGCTGGCCCAAACCCCCCAAAACCGACGACGACGCCGTACTCCTCTACACCTCAGGAACCTCCGGAAAGCCCAAAGGCGTCCGACTCACACACGGAAACCTCGCCGCCAACGCCTTCGCCATCGCCACCCTCGCCAAACCCTTCAACCCAAAAACCTTCGTCGGCGTCCTCCCACAGTTCCACTCCTTCGGACTCACCGCGCTCACCCTATGGCCCCTCATGACCGCCTCCAAAGTCGCCTACACCGCTCGATTCCAACCCAAAAAAGTCATCGAACTCATCCGCGACCACAAAGCCGAAGTCTTCCTCGCCGTCCCCTCCATGTACGGCGCCCTCCTCTCCGTCAAAGACGCCAACGACGCCGACCTCCAATCTCTCACCTGCCCCATCTCGGGCGGAGAACCCCTCTCACACGACCTCGCCAAACGCTTCAAACAACGATTCAGCACCGACCTCTTCGAAGGCTACGGCCTCACCGAAACCTCACCCGTCACCAACTGCTGTGTCCCAGGCTCCACCAAACCCGGCTCCGTCGGAAAACCCCTCCCAGGCGTCCGCAACATCATCGTCGACGACAACAACCAACCCCTCGGACCCAACCAGGACGGCGAAATCCTCATCGCAGGACCCAACGTCATGGCCGGGTACCACCACCTCCCCGAACTCACCAACGAAGTCATCACCAACATCACCCTGCCCAACGGCGAAACCCTCCGAGCCTTCCGCACCGGCGACATCGGACAACTCGACGAGGACGGCTTCCTCTACATCACCGGCCGCAAAAAAGAAATGCTCATCATCGCCGGCGAAAACGTCTTCCCCCGTGAAATCGAAGAGATCCTCAACCAACACCCCTCCGTCCACGCCTCCGCCGTCGTCGGCCGCAAAGACCCCGCCCGCGGCGAACTCCCCATCGCCTTCGTCGAACTCACCGAAAACAGCACCCTCGACGAAAAAGCCCTCCGGGCCTTCTGCCGCGACCACATGGCACCCTTCAAAGTCCCCCGCGAAATCCACCACCTCCCCGAACTCCCCCGAAGCCCCACCGGCAAAATCCTCCGCCGAGAACTCAACCCGAACTAA
- a CDS encoding DUF1559 domain-containing protein: MQHPTSTRQGFTLIELLVVISIIALLIGILLPALGAARDTARTLQCSSNIRQIGIASEIYANDNRELYPIAGRFIRWNQIDNRATGGTGFNAWMQQLSTYISDDNYWYAGCPSYPIDIDTTNNAGDDISGYHYFISDNAAYIDKLLNRPAEFAAYKWASTDRKRIRYTSAFVLGGDLNRQFNETDADKDDYTQECLVWDNSPLVPDPIRIAGSFWDPHHRGTLNVLFADGHVAGFSAYDPTKLTFRYEEMGYWRDDDNPTFDFPTF; encoded by the coding sequence ATGCAACACCCGACATCCACGCGCCAGGGGTTCACCCTCATCGAACTCCTCGTCGTCATCTCCATCATCGCCCTGCTCATCGGCATCCTCCTCCCAGCCCTCGGCGCCGCCCGCGACACCGCCCGTACCCTCCAGTGCTCCAGCAACATCCGCCAGATCGGCATCGCTTCCGAAATCTACGCCAACGACAACCGCGAGCTCTACCCCATCGCCGGTCGATTCATCCGCTGGAACCAGATCGACAACCGCGCCACGGGCGGCACCGGCTTCAACGCCTGGATGCAGCAACTCTCAACCTACATCTCAGACGACAACTACTGGTACGCCGGCTGCCCCAGCTACCCCATCGACATCGACACCACCAACAACGCCGGCGACGACATCTCCGGCTACCACTACTTCATCTCCGACAACGCAGCCTACATCGACAAACTCCTCAACCGGCCCGCCGAGTTCGCCGCCTACAAATGGGCCTCCACCGACCGCAAACGCATCCGATACACCTCCGCCTTCGTCCTCGGCGGAGACCTCAACCGACAGTTCAACGAAACCGACGCCGACAAAGACGACTACACCCAAGAATGCCTCGTCTGGGATAACTCTCCCCTCGTCCCCGACCCCATCCGCATCGCCGGCTCCTTCTGGGACCCACACCACCGCGGAACCCTCAACGTCCTCTTCGCCGATGGACACGTCGCCGGCTTCTCCGCCTACGACCCCACAAAACTCACCTTCCGCTACGAAGAAATGGGGTACTGGCGCGACGACGACAACCCCACCTTCGACTTCCCAACCTTCTAA
- a CDS encoding HD domain-containing protein: protein MSTTRTLIADLGPAELVEGVFAIQNCQLGQTKNGKPFIKCLLADRSGRTPGRMWNATEELFTQLPTDGFVHIEGQTQPYQGEMQIIINRIHNHEPTASELADLLPSTEHDIDEMFAAVLKLLGTLTNPSLAALRDRYLEDGELMERFCRAPAAMTLHHAYLGGLLEHTLSVMRLADNALPNYPELNRDLVLFGLFIHDLGKCAELSWDAGFGYTEDGQLVGHIARGVVWLNDKARACNDPDINQPIPKRLLNTLEHIILSHHGQPDFGGLKIPATPEAIAISLFDNADAKLNLAIAAAKRDQLKPDSLQGDFTEKIWALETRIFRPDPTL from the coding sequence TTGTCAACCACACGCACCCTCATCGCCGACCTCGGACCCGCTGAACTCGTCGAAGGCGTCTTCGCCATCCAAAACTGCCAACTCGGCCAAACAAAAAACGGCAAACCCTTCATCAAGTGCCTCCTCGCCGACCGCTCCGGCCGCACCCCAGGCCGCATGTGGAACGCCACCGAAGAACTCTTCACACAACTCCCCACCGACGGCTTCGTCCACATCGAAGGGCAAACCCAGCCCTACCAGGGCGAAATGCAGATCATCATCAACCGCATCCACAACCACGAACCCACAGCCTCCGAACTCGCCGATCTCCTCCCCTCCACCGAACACGACATCGACGAAATGTTCGCCGCCGTCCTCAAACTCCTCGGCACCCTCACCAACCCCAGCCTCGCCGCACTCCGAGACCGATACCTCGAAGATGGCGAACTCATGGAACGCTTCTGCCGCGCACCCGCCGCCATGACCCTCCACCACGCCTACCTGGGCGGACTCCTCGAACACACCCTCTCCGTCATGCGACTCGCCGACAACGCCCTCCCCAACTACCCCGAACTCAACCGCGACCTCGTCCTCTTCGGACTCTTCATCCACGACCTCGGCAAATGCGCCGAACTCTCCTGGGACGCCGGCTTCGGCTACACCGAAGATGGACAACTAGTCGGACACATCGCCCGGGGCGTCGTCTGGCTCAATGACAAAGCCCGCGCCTGCAACGACCCCGACATCAACCAACCCATCCCAAAACGACTCCTCAACACCCTCGAACACATCATCCTCTCCCACCACGGACAACCCGACTTCGGCGGCCTCAAAATCCCCGCCACACCCGAAGCTATCGCCATCTCGCTCTTCGACAACGCCGACGCCAAACTCAACCTCGCCATCGCCGCCGCCAAACGCGACCAACTCAAACCCGACTCCCTCCAGGGCGACTTCACCGAAAAAATCTGGGCACTCGAAACCAGAATCTTCCGCCCAGACCCCACTCTCTAA